The segment CCTCACCGCCGCCCGCCCGCTGCGCCGCCCGGCGGGCTGACCGGGGGATCGCGACCATTCCGCCACCGGGCTGTCACCGGTGATCGCGGCAGCAGCCCCGAACATCGTGGTCAGGAGGACCGGCCAGGCATGTCCAGCGCGTCGATGGTGGTGGAGGCCCCGGAGGGGGCATCCCCGGGCGGGCCCGCTCGCGGGTCCGCGCTCGTCGACCCGGCCCTGGTGCTGCGTGCCCAGGCCGGCGACCCGGACGCGCTGACCGAGCTCGCCGAGCAGGTCCGCCCCACCGCGCAGCGCTTCGCCAGCCGCTTCCTCAACGACCCCACCCGCGGCGAGGACGTCGCCCAGGTGGCCCTGATGAAGGCCTTCTCGCGGCTCGGCGACGTGCGCGCCCCGGCCGCCTTCCCCGCCTGGCTGATGCGGATCGTGCGCAACGAGTGCCTCAACGAGCTGAGCCGCCAGAAGCACGCGCAGGTGCCGATGTCGCTGCTCGCCGGCGAGGGCACCCAGATCCAGGCGCCGGCCGGAGGCGACGGCGACCCGGAGGAGGCGCTGCTGCGCAGCCAGCTCCAGGACCTGGTGCGGAAGGTCGCGGCGACGCTGCCCCACCACCACCGCCAGGCGCTGGTGATGCGCGCCCTCGAGGACCGCACCTACGAGGAGATCAGCCAGGCGCTCGACGTCCCGGTCTCGGTGGCCCGGGTCTGGTACTTCCGCGCCCGCAGGCGGTTCCGCGCCTCGTTCGTGACCATGATGGTCGCCCGCCGCGGTGTCCCCGCCCTCTGCCAGGAGATGGGGGAGGCGATCGCGGAGATGATCGAGGGGACGCTCGCGGCCGCCGACCGCCCCCGCCTCCAGGGGCACCTCGACACCTGCACGGTCTGCCGCCAGACCGAGGACGAGCTGCGCAACACCGCCTTCCGCACTCCGACCCGGGCGATGCTGCTGGGCCTCGGCCTGCTCCGCCTCGGCTGGAGGCTGCCCGCCAGGGTGCGCGCCGGCGCCGCCCGCGCACCCGCGGCGGCCGCGAAGGTCGCCGTCACCGGCGCCGGCGGTGCGGTGCTCGCCACCGCGATGGGCGCCGCCGCCCCGCCGGCCGCGCCCGCGGGGAGCACCCTCCCCGCCGCCCCCACCGGTACCGGCCCGGTGGGCACGGTGCCCCCGGCGGGCGCGGTGGTCAACTCTCCGGCGCCGCTGGCCGGCGCCACGGCGACGCCGGCCCCGCCGACCCTGCCCGGCCTGCCCGCCGTGCTCGGCGCCGCTCCGGTCGGCTCGCTCCTCGAGCAGCTGCGCGGCGCCACCACGAAGGTCGGCGGCGCCGTGGTCGCGCCGCTGCCCACGCCGCCCGCCGGGCTGGGCTCGGTGACCTCCGCGGTCGGCGGGCTGGCCCATCCTCCCACCGCCGGGCCCGCGCCGGCCCTGCCCTGACCGTGGCCGCGCCGGCCACTCAGGTGCCTCCGCCGGAGCGCGCGTGGGGCGCCCGTATACTCGGCGGAGGGAGCGCTGTCAGCGACGAGGGAGCTGATCGCGTGGGGTGCCCCG is part of the Candidatus Dormiibacterota bacterium genome and harbors:
- a CDS encoding sigma-70 family RNA polymerase sigma factor — protein: MSSASMVVEAPEGASPGGPARGSALVDPALVLRAQAGDPDALTELAEQVRPTAQRFASRFLNDPTRGEDVAQVALMKAFSRLGDVRAPAAFPAWLMRIVRNECLNELSRQKHAQVPMSLLAGEGTQIQAPAGGDGDPEEALLRSQLQDLVRKVAATLPHHHRQALVMRALEDRTYEEISQALDVPVSVARVWYFRARRRFRASFVTMMVARRGVPALCQEMGEAIAEMIEGTLAAADRPRLQGHLDTCTVCRQTEDELRNTAFRTPTRAMLLGLGLLRLGWRLPARVRAGAARAPAAAAKVAVTGAGGAVLATAMGAAAPPAAPAGSTLPAAPTGTGPVGTVPPAGAVVNSPAPLAGATATPAPPTLPGLPAVLGAAPVGSLLEQLRGATTKVGGAVVAPLPTPPAGLGSVTSAVGGLAHPPTAGPAPALP